A portion of the Staphylococcus felis genome contains these proteins:
- a CDS encoding Na+/H+ antiporter subunit E, whose protein sequence is MRQIALNIMIAILWVLFQDEDAFHFQTFIVGYVIGIMIIYLLHKFFNQEFYPKKVWVSFKFLVVYLYQLLTSTVSIMNYVLFKAPKMNPGLIRYETKLNTDWQVAFLTILIIITPGSTVIHVNRNPNLFLIHAIDITEKEKKSLLKSIKQYEELIMEVTK, encoded by the coding sequence ATGAGACAAATTGCTTTAAATATAATGATTGCTATTTTATGGGTGCTTTTTCAAGATGAAGATGCCTTTCATTTTCAAACGTTTATTGTAGGGTATGTAATTGGGATTATGATTATTTATTTGCTGCATAAGTTTTTTAATCAAGAATTTTATCCTAAAAAGGTGTGGGTTTCTTTTAAATTTTTAGTTGTCTATCTTTATCAATTATTGACATCGACTGTATCTATCATGAATTATGTATTATTTAAAGCACCTAAAATGAATCCAGGGCTCATACGTTACGAAACAAAATTAAACACCGATTGGCAAGTAGCTTTTTTGACGATTTTGATTATTATTACACCAGGATCCACTGTTATTCACGTTAATCGAAATCCGAATTTATTTTTAATCCATGCAATTGATATTACAGAAAAGGAAAAGAAAAGCTTACTTAAAAGTATTAAACAATATGAGGAACTCATTATGGAGGTGACAAAATGA
- a CDS encoding Na+/H+ antiporter subunit D yields the protein MNSNLLAVPLLLPLVGALIMVMLNKQVRLSRNIALFVLISSFTISLLMLIYVVKNRPIILNFGGWEAPFGIQYVGDALSLLLVTTTFFVVFMIVLFGFGRGERRANRYYLLSFILFLKTGVIGSFLTADLFNLYVMFEIMLLASFVLVTLGQSVEQLRASIIYVVLNIVASWVFLVGIAMLYRRIGSLNFSHIAMRIHEMDDPTAIHMIATSFVVAFGAKASLVLFMWLPKAYAVLNTELAALFASLMTKVGAYALIRFFTLIFNQSGMVIEPLLVVMSCITMVIGAIGTISFRDIKKIAAYQVILSIGFIIFGLSTNTLNGVNGAIFYLFNDMIVKALLFFVIGIIVYITGYRNYRQLKGLAKREPWLGVAFIVVTLAIGGVPPLSGFPGKLLIFLGALEHQHYIGLTLMILTSLIAMYSLFRVFFYMYAGDSLCGAEIAYQSVKPVRKHVVMLMSIVVLVIGLATPIIINATNLAAKMNLDAETYVKSVNPDLRGDN from the coding sequence ATGAATAGTAATTTGCTAGCGGTTCCATTATTATTACCACTTGTAGGTGCTTTAATAATGGTGATGTTAAATAAACAAGTACGGCTTTCTCGAAATATCGCTCTATTTGTCTTAATATCATCATTTACGATATCACTATTAATGCTCATTTATGTTGTAAAAAATCGTCCTATTATACTTAACTTTGGTGGATGGGAAGCGCCATTTGGTATTCAATACGTAGGGGATGCCCTAAGCTTATTATTAGTAACAACTACATTTTTTGTTGTATTTATGATTGTATTATTTGGATTCGGACGTGGGGAAAGGCGGGCTAATCGCTACTATTTATTATCCTTTATATTATTTTTAAAGACAGGGGTAATAGGTTCGTTTTTAACAGCGGATTTATTTAATTTATATGTTATGTTTGAAATCATGTTGCTTGCATCTTTTGTTCTTGTTACTTTAGGACAATCCGTTGAGCAATTACGGGCAAGTATTATTTATGTTGTTTTGAATATTGTGGCTTCATGGGTGTTCTTAGTAGGAATTGCAATGTTATATCGGAGAATTGGAAGTTTAAATTTTTCTCATATTGCAATGCGCATCCATGAAATGGACGATCCCACTGCGATTCACATGATTGCAACGTCTTTTGTTGTGGCATTTGGTGCCAAAGCGTCACTTGTATTATTTATGTGGCTTCCTAAAGCTTATGCTGTTTTGAATACAGAGCTCGCGGCATTATTTGCTTCTCTTATGACTAAAGTTGGCGCTTATGCACTGATTCGATTTTTCACATTAATCTTTAATCAAAGTGGAATGGTAATAGAACCATTATTAGTTGTCATGTCGTGCATAACGATGGTGATTGGTGCTATCGGAACAATCAGTTTTAGAGACATCAAAAAAATAGCAGCATATCAAGTGATATTATCAATTGGATTTATTATTTTTGGATTAAGTACAAATACGTTGAATGGTGTGAATGGGGCTATATTTTATTTGTTTAATGATATGATTGTCAAAGCGTTACTCTTTTTTGTGATAGGTATTATTGTTTATATCACAGGATATCGAAACTATAGACAATTAAAAGGACTAGCAAAGCGAGAGCCCTGGTTAGGGGTGGCATTTATTGTTGTGACATTAGCAATTGGAGGCGTTCCACCACTAAGTGGATTTCCTGGGAAATTATTAATCTTTTTAGGCGCATTAGAACATCAACATTACATTGGACTCACATTGATGATTTTAACGAGTCTAATCGCTATGTATAGCTTATTTCGTGTATTCTTTTATATGTATGCAGGTGATTCGTTATGCGGGGCAGAGATAGCTTATCAATCTGTTAAGCCAGTAAGAAAGCACGTAGTCATGTTGATGTCAATCGTAGTTCTCGTTATTGGATTAGCAACACCTATTATTATAAATGCAACAAATCTTGCTGCAAAGATGAATTTAGATGCTGAAACATATGTGAAAAGTGTTAACCCTGATTTGAGGGGTGATAATTAA
- the mnhC2 gene encoding Na+/H+ antiporter Mnh2 subunit C, giving the protein MNIILLIAIGFLVFIGTYMILSKNLIRIVIGIAIYTHAGNLVVMSMGNYASNKHEPLIVNGQENFVDPLLQAIVLTAIVIGFAITAFLLVLVYRTYKVTQEDEIDVLTGDDQDE; this is encoded by the coding sequence ATGAATATTATCTTATTAATTGCAATTGGTTTTTTAGTGTTTATTGGAACCTATATGATTTTATCTAAAAACCTCATTCGAATTGTGATTGGGATTGCGATATATACACATGCTGGAAACTTAGTTGTGATGAGTATGGGGAATTATGCTTCAAATAAGCATGAACCACTCATCGTTAATGGCCAGGAGAATTTTGTTGATCCCCTTTTGCAAGCAATTGTACTGACGGCGATTGTGATAGGTTTTGCGATAACAGCTTTTTTACTTGTACTTGTTTATCGTACCTATAAAGTAACTCAAGAAGATGAAATTGATGTGTTGACAGGGGATGATCAAGATGAATAG
- a CDS encoding monovalent cation/H+ antiporter subunit B, whose amino-acid sequence MKENDLVLKTITRVVVFIILTFGFYLFFAGHHNPGGGFIAGLILSSAFILMFLAFDVVQVLEALPIDFRKIMIIGAMISIVTAVVPVFFGKNILYQSDWYVHLPYFGEVHVSSITLFEAGIMITVVGVVVTTILSLSGGRT is encoded by the coding sequence ATGAAAGAGAATGATTTAGTTTTAAAAACAATCACACGAGTCGTCGTTTTTATAATATTAACATTTGGCTTCTATCTCTTTTTTGCGGGACATCATAATCCAGGTGGTGGATTCATTGCAGGACTAATTCTAAGTTCGGCATTTATATTAATGTTTTTAGCATTTGATGTTGTACAAGTTCTAGAAGCATTACCTATTGATTTTCGTAAAATAATGATTATAGGTGCAATGATATCGATTGTTACTGCGGTTGTGCCAGTCTTTTTCGGTAAAAACATACTGTATCAATCGGATTGGTATGTACATTTACCTTATTTTGGAGAGGTACATGTCTCATCTATTACGCTGTTTGAAGCGGGGATTATGATTACAGTTGTGGGTGTTGTAGTCACAACCATTCTTTCGTTGAGTGGAGGGCGAACATGA
- a CDS encoding DUF4040 family protein, which produces MIIGLFTVLFIILLMLLMMMKWKIQRFVGGVALLAPVSAVVVFMLLLPTVLNGQPVIETLEWLPAYDINLAFRLDGLGLFFALLISLIGVVVFYYATQYLSSQTDALPRFYCYLVLFMMSMLGIVLSNNTILLYVFWELTSVSSFLLISYWYDKKESQKGAITSLVVTVLGGLAMLVGFLMLYLVTGTNTITLQFEKYEAIIESPLWIPIVLTLLLGAFTKSAQWPFHFWLPMAMAAPTPVSAYLHSATMVKAGIFLLLRYTPILGHSEMYINIVTMVGLLTMLYGAITAVRQYDLKGILAYSTISQLGMIMSMVGLGGGIVQANSHVMIEMYAAILLTSLFHLCNHALFKGMLFMGVGLIDHETQTRDIRQLGGLIRVFPITMIVMTLAALAMAGFPFLNGFISKEMFFEGLIHVHRFELFPLAMGIVIVSVGFIASLFTCIYSLNMIKVSFLGDDSFENKIQEPKRLIAPAVLMSLLLPTIFIFPQWIGHYLIEPAFLSVTGSNQLISFVPTLKQWHGINGAFIMSIVIMIVGFISVYFIDWTKWGTSGREKWALHIFLERAYRSIEFTSSVGLKSVMNNRLNTYLMITLIIYIALNIYALAIVGIPELYQIDVYEYHIFHIILLLTVMIIGIALIFIRQRLTMVILTGGIGYTVALFFILMRAPDLALTQLVTETITTVLFIVSFSRLPNIPRGQFKPKVEFIKISVSLIMALTVVGFIFMVQQTNSYETISIFYHDAYEKSGGKNIVNAILGDFRALDTLSEGIVLIIAGLGIFTLLNYRDRRGQDERE; this is translated from the coding sequence ATGATAATAGGTTTATTTACTGTATTATTCATTATTTTATTAATGCTCTTAATGATGATGAAGTGGAAGATTCAGCGTTTTGTTGGGGGAGTTGCATTACTTGCGCCTGTGAGTGCTGTAGTTGTATTTATGTTGCTTCTTCCTACTGTATTAAATGGACAGCCTGTTATAGAAACGTTGGAATGGTTGCCTGCTTATGATATTAACCTTGCATTTAGGTTGGATGGTTTAGGGCTATTTTTTGCCTTACTCATTTCTTTAATAGGTGTAGTAGTATTCTATTATGCAACGCAATATCTATCATCTCAGACTGATGCATTACCACGATTTTACTGTTATTTGGTTTTATTTATGATGAGCATGCTTGGGATTGTGTTATCTAATAATACCATTCTTTTATATGTTTTTTGGGAGCTTACAAGTGTTTCTTCATTTTTATTAATCAGTTATTGGTATGATAAAAAAGAAAGTCAAAAAGGGGCTATAACTTCTTTGGTTGTAACTGTCCTCGGTGGTTTAGCAATGCTCGTAGGCTTTTTGATGCTTTACCTTGTCACGGGAACTAATACGATTACATTGCAATTTGAGAAATATGAAGCGATTATTGAAAGTCCTTTGTGGATTCCTATTGTTTTAACGTTGCTACTTGGCGCATTCACTAAATCTGCACAATGGCCATTCCATTTTTGGTTACCTATGGCGATGGCTGCTCCAACGCCAGTGAGTGCGTACCTACATTCTGCAACGATGGTGAAGGCGGGTATCTTTTTATTGCTCCGTTATACGCCGATATTAGGACATAGTGAGATGTATATTAATATCGTGACAATGGTTGGTCTGTTGACCATGTTATATGGTGCTATTACAGCGGTACGACAATATGATTTAAAAGGTATTTTAGCATATTCGACAATCAGTCAATTAGGCATGATCATGTCGATGGTTGGTCTAGGAGGCGGGATTGTACAAGCAAACAGTCACGTCATGATAGAAATGTATGCGGCTATATTATTGACGAGTTTGTTTCATTTATGTAATCACGCGCTTTTTAAAGGCATGTTGTTTATGGGAGTGGGTTTGATTGACCATGAAACCCAAACACGTGATATACGTCAATTAGGTGGGTTAATCCGTGTATTTCCTATTACAATGATTGTGATGACCTTAGCTGCTTTAGCAATGGCAGGATTTCCTTTTTTAAATGGCTTTATCAGTAAAGAGATGTTTTTTGAAGGTTTAATTCATGTCCATCGATTCGAACTATTCCCTCTTGCAATGGGCATAGTGATTGTTAGTGTTGGTTTTATCGCAAGTCTCTTTACGTGTATCTATTCGCTCAATATGATAAAAGTTTCTTTTTTAGGTGATGATTCATTCGAAAATAAAATACAGGAACCTAAGCGATTGATAGCTCCTGCGGTATTGATGTCACTTTTATTACCTACTATTTTTATATTTCCGCAATGGATAGGTCATTATCTGATTGAACCTGCATTTTTAAGTGTGACTGGATCCAATCAGTTAATATCATTTGTACCGACGTTAAAGCAATGGCACGGTATCAATGGGGCGTTTATCATGAGTATAGTGATTATGATAGTGGGATTTATCAGTGTTTACTTTATAGATTGGACGAAATGGGGGACGTCAGGAAGAGAGAAATGGGCTTTACACATATTTTTGGAGAGGGCGTATCGCTCGATTGAGTTCACATCTAGTGTCGGATTGAAATCTGTGATGAATAATCGTTTGAATACGTATCTTATGATAACATTGATCATTTATATTGCGTTGAATATTTATGCTTTGGCTATAGTCGGAATTCCAGAGCTCTATCAAATTGATGTATATGAATACCATATTTTTCATATTATTTTGTTACTGACAGTTATGATTATTGGAATTGCGCTTATATTCATACGTCAACGATTGACAATGGTTATATTAACGGGAGGTATAGGTTATACTGTTGCACTGTTCTTTATTCTAATGCGTGCTCCAGACTTAGCTTTAACACAGCTTGTGACAGAGACCATTACGACAGTATTATTTATTGTTAGTTTTTCCAGATTGCCGAATATTCCAAGAGGGCAATTTAAACCTAAAGTAGAGTTCATTAAGATAAGTGTGTCACTCATAATGGCATTAACAGTCGTTGGATTTATTTTTATGGTTCAGCAGACAAACAGCTATGAAACTATTTCTATTTTTTATCATGATGCATATGAAAAATCAGGTGGTAAAAATATTGTGAATGCGATTTTAGGTGATTTTCGAGCACTTGATACACTGTCAGAAGGTATTGTTTTAATCATTGCAGGGTTAGGAATATTTACATTATTAAATTATAGAGATAGGAGAGGTCAAGATGAAAGAGAATGA
- a CDS encoding tyrosine-type recombinase/integrase — MNYVEPIRYIEDIYKMYDYLSKRSERDYLFFKFAIHTGIKLNDLLSLFVRDIVDDSFEVIHFWDKHPEQHIRVMIPETLRQELKDYVTSENLDCDDLLFQSKRTHNSLSRQQAYRIINRAANDSSIEHVGLTTLRKTFAYHAYKAGISISIIQKYLGHQTSYETMKFIGISKQEVNTTIALNL; from the coding sequence ATGAATTATGTCGAACCTATTCGATATATTGAAGATATTTATAAAATGTATGATTATCTATCAAAACGTTCGGAAAGAGATTATTTATTTTTTAAATTCGCAATTCATACAGGCATTAAATTAAACGATTTACTATCGCTATTTGTGAGAGATATTGTAGATGATTCATTTGAGGTGATACATTTTTGGGATAAACATCCAGAACAACATATTCGCGTCATGATTCCGGAAACTTTACGCCAAGAGTTAAAAGATTACGTGACAAGCGAAAATCTGGATTGTGATGATTTATTGTTTCAATCTAAGCGGACGCATAATAGCTTGAGCCGACAGCAAGCGTATCGCATTATTAATCGTGCTGCAAATGATTCAAGTATTGAGCATGTTGGACTTACTACACTAAGAAAAACATTTGCATATCACGCGTATAAGGCTGGAATTTCTATTTCGATTATTCAAAAATATCTTGGGCATCAGACATCTTATGAAACGATGAAGTTTATTGGTATTTCCAAACAAGAGGTCAATACGACTATCGCTTTGAACTTATAA